Proteins found in one Candidatus Zixiibacteriota bacterium genomic segment:
- a CDS encoding carboxypeptidase regulatory-like domain-containing protein, which translates to YIIAVKMTTFRFPHPKTIPGIGMPISGFLLLFILLLPGCTDIATAPELNGPRVDSITIAPDFILPGGTLELAAFASDPENDSLRYRWITYPRVGLFENDSLPNTRFTFADYLRSGMSVRFTLTVYDGKDSTSADRWVTIDTGKSISGHVFFEGTKVPVPSAALAVGSRADTSDSEGAYGFFDLYTGNYTLTAVRDGFDPVTVDFELADNLSADIFLTSPAYSGAISGIVSTKEGTLLENVRVTLLNPDGTNSQIFALTASDGSYTLPAVPTGNRRLLIEDGGNGDYDILVEVRDVLLMGPSLNYNIIAKVRRIAFLSQGGQTPYLWDLATDGSFTPWFIDADNDCLRFEFCVAEDLGRLAMKSAVPIPRNAGAVYWAFDIELTEAACEVIVYVDGVLSSGGIYWGGTRHYNIHEPIRIPTDYQAGHNLLVEFYAWPLRTGICGDVKLHQFRIDYLE; encoded by the coding sequence CACCTGAACTCAACGGCCCCAGAGTTGACTCCATCACTATTGCGCCCGATTTTATTCTGCCGGGCGGCACCCTGGAACTGGCCGCCTTCGCCTCTGACCCTGAAAACGACTCCCTCCGCTATCGATGGATTACTTATCCGCGGGTCGGTCTGTTCGAAAATGACTCGCTCCCCAATACCAGATTCACCTTCGCCGATTACCTTCGCTCCGGAATGTCGGTGCGGTTTACCCTGACCGTTTATGATGGCAAAGATTCGACCTCGGCGGACCGCTGGGTCACTATCGATACCGGCAAATCGATTTCCGGCCATGTCTTTTTTGAAGGCACCAAAGTTCCTGTTCCCAGCGCCGCTCTGGCGGTGGGCAGCCGCGCCGATACCTCGGATTCTGAAGGCGCCTATGGATTCTTTGACTTATACACCGGGAATTACACTCTGACAGCGGTTAGAGACGGCTTTGACCCGGTGACAGTCGATTTCGAACTTGCTGACAATCTCAGCGCCGACATCTTTCTAACCAGTCCTGCCTATTCCGGCGCCATCAGCGGCATCGTCAGCACCAAAGAAGGGACTCTCCTGGAGAATGTCCGTGTCACTCTGCTTAATCCCGATGGCACCAATTCGCAGATATTCGCTTTGACAGCTTCGGATGGCAGCTACACTCTCCCTGCTGTTCCTACCGGCAACCGCCGGTTGCTAATTGAGGATGGCGGCAATGGCGACTATGATATTCTGGTCGAAGTGAGGGATGTTTTGCTGATGGGACCCTCTTTGAATTACAATATCATCGCCAAGGTGCGCCGTATCGCTTTTCTCTCGCAAGGCGGTCAAACACCGTATCTCTGGGACCTGGCGACTGATGGCTCTTTCACTCCCTGGTTCATTGATGCCGACAACGACTGCCTCCGCTTTGAATTCTGCGTGGCGGAGGATCTGGGACGGCTGGCGATGAAATCGGCCGTGCCGATACCGCGCAACGCCGGAGCGGTCTACTGGGCTTTCGATATTGAATTGACGGAAGCGGCTTGCGAAGTTATCGTATATGTTGATGGGGTCCTGTCTTCCGGCGGAATCTACTGGGGAGGCACCAGACATTACAATATCCATGAACCAATCCGCATCCCGACCGATTATCAGGCAGGCCACAACCTCCTGGTCGAATTCTACGCCTGGCCTCTCCGCACTGGAATCTGCGGCGATGTAAAACTTCATCAGTTCCGCATCGATTACCTCGAATAG
- the hybA gene encoding hydrogenase 2 operon protein HybA: MNSSRRNFLKLTAASTLAVFPTSADASSGENARNFDDQFGVLVDTAVCVGCRKCEWACDNANSLSDQPLSSFEDKSVFVSRRRPTDQRYTVVNQFASTNDNQKKNYIKLQCMHCNEPACVSACIVGALKKEPEGPVSYDAWKCIGCRYCMVACPFQIPAYEYDNALDPEVRKCTFCLEKLRKGEKPACVAICPNEALTFGKRGDLIKMAQSRIALNPDRYIDHIYGQHEVGGTSWMYLAPVDFALTDLPKLPDNPIPQATETIQHGIFKGFIPPLALYGLLGLAMYSLRQRKQNGDSDDERH; this comes from the coding sequence ATGAATAGTAGCCGACGCAACTTCCTGAAACTGACCGCCGCTTCCACGCTCGCGGTTTTTCCGACAAGCGCCGATGCCTCCTCGGGCGAAAATGCCAGGAATTTCGACGACCAGTTTGGCGTCCTGGTCGATACCGCGGTCTGTGTCGGATGCCGCAAGTGCGAATGGGCATGCGACAATGCCAATTCCTTGTCCGACCAGCCGCTCTCCAGTTTCGAGGACAAATCGGTTTTTGTATCGCGCCGTCGCCCCACCGACCAGCGCTACACCGTGGTGAACCAATTCGCCTCCACGAATGACAACCAGAAGAAAAATTATATCAAACTCCAGTGCATGCACTGTAACGAACCGGCTTGTGTTTCGGCATGCATTGTCGGCGCCCTCAAGAAGGAACCGGAGGGACCGGTTTCATATGATGCCTGGAAATGTATCGGCTGCCGCTACTGCATGGTCGCCTGCCCCTTTCAGATTCCGGCGTATGAATATGACAATGCTCTTGACCCCGAGGTTCGTAAATGCACCTTCTGCCTTGAAAAACTTCGCAAAGGAGAAAAACCGGCTTGTGTCGCTATCTGTCCCAATGAAGCCTTGACGTTTGGCAAACGGGGTGACCTTATCAAGATGGCGCAGAGCCGTATCGCTTTGAATCCCGACCGGTATATTGACCATATTTACGGGCAGCATGAAGTCGGCGGCACCTCCTGGATGTACCTGGCGCCGGTCGATTTCGCGCTCACCGACCTGCCGAAACTTCCCGATAATCCAATCCCACAAGCGACTGAAACGATCCAGCATGGCATCTTCAAAGGCTTTATTCCGCCGCTGGCGCTTTATGGATTGTTAGGGCTAGCCATGTATTCTCTGCGTCAACGAAAACAGAACGGAGATAGTGACGATGAGCGCCATTGA
- the nrfD gene encoding NrfD/PsrC family molybdoenzyme membrane anchor subunit — MSAIELPLPVRGRYFTRGVKILAGIAGVGIAVYIYRLLFGIGAATNLNDQYPWGLWIAVDVASGVALAAGGFTTAALVEIFHKNKYHALTRPALLTAMLGYTFVVIGLLADLGRYYNVWHPMLPSMWQGNSVLFEVGICVMIYLTVLYIEFAPIAVERFKGRVNLPGKLSFLNRAAESVLSLSGRTLKKTLFLFIIAGVVLSCLHQSSLGTLMVIAPTKMHPLWYTSISPLLFLLSAIMVGFPMVIFESLLASRSFKLKPELKTLSSLARYIPVFLGIYLAAKVIDLTIRDAWLYLLEFSTHSVIYILEITLGVVVPMTMLLNDRVRRSVSGLFTAASLVVLGVVANRINVFLVAYQPLYAEKPYFPHIMEILVTLGLIAALVLVYRFIVMNFPVVSVHPNGHQGHRVRRIDIGRTSEKV; from the coding sequence ATGAGCGCCATTGAACTCCCTCTTCCGGTTCGCGGCAGATATTTTACCCGCGGCGTCAAAATTCTGGCCGGTATCGCCGGCGTTGGAATTGCAGTTTATATCTATCGCCTTCTCTTCGGAATAGGCGCCGCCACCAATCTGAATGACCAGTACCCCTGGGGGCTCTGGATTGCGGTTGATGTCGCCTCCGGCGTGGCTCTCGCCGCCGGCGGCTTTACCACCGCCGCTCTGGTTGAAATCTTCCACAAGAATAAATATCATGCTCTGACCCGTCCGGCGCTTCTCACCGCCATGCTCGGATATACTTTTGTCGTCATCGGGCTTCTCGCTGACCTCGGACGGTACTACAATGTCTGGCATCCGATGCTTCCCTCTATGTGGCAGGGAAACTCGGTTCTCTTTGAAGTCGGCATCTGTGTTATGATTTATCTCACGGTCCTTTATATCGAATTCGCGCCGATTGCCGTCGAAAGGTTCAAGGGAAGAGTCAATCTGCCCGGTAAACTCTCGTTCCTTAACAGGGCCGCGGAGTCCGTCCTCTCGCTCTCGGGGCGAACCCTTAAGAAAACTCTTTTCCTGTTCATTATCGCCGGCGTCGTCCTCTCCTGCCTGCACCAATCTTCGCTGGGCACCCTGATGGTTATTGCTCCGACCAAGATGCATCCCCTCTGGTACACCTCTATCTCGCCGCTCCTGTTCCTCCTTTCCGCCATCATGGTTGGCTTCCCCATGGTTATCTTCGAGTCGCTTTTGGCTTCTCGCTCTTTCAAACTTAAACCGGAATTGAAAACATTATCGTCGCTGGCGCGATATATCCCGGTCTTCCTGGGAATTTATCTTGCCGCCAAAGTTATCGACCTGACCATTCGCGATGCCTGGCTATATCTTCTCGAATTCTCGACACATTCAGTTATCTACATTCTCGAAATCACGCTCGGAGTTGTGGTCCCGATGACAATGCTCTTGAATGACAGAGTTCGCCGCTCTGTTTCGGGCCTCTTTACCGCGGCATCGCTGGTTGTTCTGGGAGTAGTCGCCAACCGGATTAATGTCTTTCTGGTCGCTTACCAGCCCCTTTACGCCGAGAAACCGTATTTCCCGCATATTATGGAAATTCTGGTAACCCTCGGCTTAATTGCCGCGCTGGTGCTGGTGTACCGCTTTATCGTTATGAATTTCCCGGTGGTATCGGTGCATCCCAACGGCCACCAGGGACACCGGGTGCGCCGCATCGATATCGGCCGGACTTCAGAAAAGGTGTGA
- a CDS encoding cytochrome c3 family protein: MKSLPDKRKYITVLGGTLLLLSALAYSHNPSRDEMSKMDCQVCHTCAKPTVEDNCLRPCPTLPMTHGVGEHSLSEAPESMLLDELADLYQPVKFNHKLHARMAEMGGDCGTCHHYSPGDKIQPCKDCHGGEANPANLRQPGLKGAYHRQCLSCHREWSHDTKCVVCHTPTEGKALAGSGFDSTDIMGISHPVITEPVKKTYHTSFEKAPVVTFYHKEHIDLFGLRCVDCHKKENCSYCHDLQKTSAMAKSEEEVHSMCNGCHLQDRCTKCHDSKERPAFSHASTGWSLNKYHARLDCRACHPTGRQISRVDKECAACHAGWNSENFQHAVTGLHLDDTHSAMDCADCHLNREFTSAPNCASCHDDNRSAREMPPGKYIGKL, encoded by the coding sequence ATGAAATCGCTGCCGGATAAAAGAAAATACATAACCGTCCTGGGAGGGACTCTGTTATTGCTCTCGGCGCTGGCTTACTCACACAATCCGTCGCGCGACGAGATGTCAAAGATGGATTGTCAGGTCTGCCACACCTGCGCCAAGCCGACGGTGGAGGATAACTGTCTTCGCCCCTGCCCGACTCTTCCTATGACCCACGGAGTCGGCGAGCACAGCCTCTCGGAAGCGCCGGAATCGATGTTGCTTGATGAACTGGCGGACCTTTACCAGCCGGTCAAGTTCAATCATAAACTTCATGCCCGAATGGCCGAGATGGGTGGCGACTGCGGCACCTGTCATCATTACAGCCCCGGTGATAAAATTCAACCCTGCAAAGACTGTCACGGGGGAGAGGCTAATCCCGCCAATCTCCGCCAGCCCGGCCTCAAAGGGGCCTATCATCGCCAGTGTCTCAGTTGTCATCGCGAATGGAGCCACGATACCAAATGTGTCGTCTGCCATACCCCCACCGAAGGGAAAGCCCTGGCCGGTTCCGGATTTGACTCCACCGATATTATGGGTATCTCACATCCGGTTATCACCGAACCGGTGAAGAAGACTTATCATACCTCCTTTGAGAAAGCCCCGGTGGTGACTTTTTATCACAAAGAACATATCGACCTTTTCGGGCTCCGCTGTGTTGATTGCCATAAGAAGGAGAATTGCAGCTACTGTCACGACCTGCAGAAAACAAGCGCCATGGCGAAAAGTGAGGAAGAGGTTCACTCCATGTGCAACGGCTGCCATCTGCAGGACCGCTGCACCAAATGTCACGACTCCAAAGAGCGCCCGGCATTCTCGCATGCCAGCACCGGATGGAGCCTTAACAAGTATCATGCCCGCCTCGATTGCCGCGCCTGTCATCCGACCGGACGGCAGATTTCGCGGGTCGATAAAGAATGCGCCGCCTGTCATGCCGGATGGAACTCCGAGAATTTCCAGCATGCCGTAACCGGGTTACATCTTGATGACACCCACAGCGCCATGGACTGCGCCGATTGCCATCTTAACAGAGAATTCACCAGCGCTCCCAATTGCGCCAGTTGTCATGACGACAACCGCAGCGCCCGGGAAATGCCGCCAGGGAAATATATAGGCAAGCTTTAG
- a CDS encoding dockerin type I repeat-containing protein codes for MVRAPIPMAALLALMISAGVEAQMITDSIQYRLALGGFAGVPGQTVRMPVKVKNQEALAGFLLRVEYDTTLLGPVELGVDENVVWDSLEMVGRGLRTMSIGSRYPGGPIDTVYNTYAIHNPGDDSINAGALFIYFIPLDLMIDQTRPHLPPESGAPTAALHLLFQVREEADPGQTAVIRIRNYDGPLFEPRFVQMVDSVLYRTIIPGSGPEYASAQFVVLAGKCGDINNDGIVNLIDVTVAVSYLFRGETPPVTPRFADVNNDGRVNILDATYLIRYLVKDGPAPLGGCLD; via the coding sequence ATGGTAAGAGCGCCCATTCCGATGGCAGCGCTTCTGGCGCTAATGATAAGCGCGGGCGTTGAAGCACAAATGATAACAGACAGCATTCAATATCGTCTGGCACTGGGAGGTTTTGCCGGGGTGCCGGGGCAAACGGTCCGGATGCCGGTGAAAGTCAAGAATCAGGAAGCGCTGGCAGGATTTTTATTGCGGGTTGAATATGATACGACTCTTCTCGGCCCGGTGGAGCTTGGTGTTGATGAGAATGTCGTATGGGACAGTCTCGAAATGGTTGGACGGGGGCTAAGGACGATGTCGATAGGCTCCAGATACCCGGGAGGTCCAATAGACACGGTTTACAATACCTACGCGATACATAATCCGGGGGATGATTCGATAAACGCCGGGGCGCTGTTTATATACTTTATTCCGTTGGACCTGATGATTGACCAGACCAGACCCCATCTGCCGCCGGAAAGCGGTGCGCCGACAGCGGCGCTCCATTTACTGTTTCAAGTACGGGAGGAAGCTGACCCGGGTCAAACTGCTGTGATTCGAATAAGGAATTATGATGGTCCTCTGTTCGAGCCAAGATTTGTTCAGATGGTGGATTCTGTCTTATACCGGACAATAATCCCCGGCAGCGGGCCGGAATATGCCAGTGCCCAGTTTGTAGTTTTAGCCGGAAAGTGCGGCGATATTAATAATGACGGAATAGTAAACCTGATAGATGTCACGGTGGCGGTTTCTTATCTATTCCGAGGGGAGACGCCGCCGGTCACGCCCAGGTTTGCCGATGTCAACAATGACGGTAGAGTTAATATTCTGGATGCGACATATTTGATAAGGTATTTGGTTAAAGATGGTCCGGCGCCCTTGGGGGGTTGCCTGGATTAA
- a CDS encoding FISUMP domain-containing protein — protein sequence MHKVSVLLFGLISFFPMAISQAGFEGICGDVNNNGVVNILDITYLISYLYKSGFPPECGLETGTMRDIDGNLYKTVKIGNKWWMAENLKVTHYRNGEVIPRVTDTWYWSGTIEGAYCEYWNMPELVPTYGRLYNWYTVVDFRGLAPEGWHIPNGAEWQTMVDFLGGDSIAGGKLKEAGTLHWLTPNAGATNESGFTGLPGGLRDMYGAYNLVSNFGYFWTLWDLNDDMAYFRALYYSLAGCYQDVRHKRSGFSVRCVKD from the coding sequence ATGCATAAAGTATCAGTATTATTGTTCGGTCTCATCTCTTTTTTCCCAATGGCAATATCGCAAGCCGGTTTTGAGGGGATTTGCGGCGATGTCAACAATAACGGCGTGGTTAACATCCTGGATATAACCTATCTTATCAGTTACCTGTACAAGAGCGGTTTCCCGCCCGAATGCGGATTGGAGACCGGGACAATGCGGGATATTGACGGCAACCTCTACAAGACGGTCAAAATAGGCAACAAGTGGTGGATGGCGGAGAATCTTAAGGTAACCCACTACCGCAATGGAGAGGTAATTCCCCGGGTAACAGATACCTGGTACTGGTCAGGAACTATTGAGGGGGCTTATTGCGAATATTGGAATATGCCGGAGTTGGTGCCGACATATGGACGTCTCTATAACTGGTATACCGTGGTAGATTTCAGAGGACTGGCACCGGAAGGGTGGCATATCCCCAACGGCGCTGAATGGCAAACCATGGTTGATTTCCTCGGCGGTGACAGCATAGCCGGGGGAAAACTGAAGGAAGCGGGGACATTGCACTGGCTCACGCCAAACGCCGGCGCTACCAATGAGAGCGGATTTACCGGATTGCCGGGCGGCCTGCGCGATATGTATGGCGCTTACAATCTGGTCAGCAACTTTGGATACTTCTGGACACTATGGGACCTTAATGACGATATGGCTTATTTTCGGGCGCTCTACTATAGTCTCGCTGGATGCTACCAGGACGTCAGGCATAAGAGATCAGGATTTTCAGTCCGATGTGTGAAAGATTAG
- a CDS encoding right-handed parallel beta-helix repeat-containing protein yields the protein MKKSVMVLALGVIFACPQVLFAATIHVPAEQPTIQAGINAAVNGDTVLVAPGVYIGNGNRNLEFFGKRIWLSSSSGPESTIIDCQADSTTQINGLILGNHQSDSVSIAGFTIVNGYKGITSLYSSLILQELHIRNCLSFGIEIQGTEIGVESKVEDCRIEGNNDYGLAIQETWSEVRVSNSTVRSNMKGGILIIYSTVAIDSTDIVDNSGNGISSFSNSTVNMTDVVIDSNNGSGMQVSSESQGIYRIVKSSFLSNNSGGLRAHFLIDKMGLKSTRGFRFDVSDCLFQGNSAVDGGGIFFNQIECYAEIRNCRFIDNTATRGGGISITYAYSGLLIENCLMSNNIADTGGAIFTGGWSYGNDNRLLSCTIVNNEASVASGLFLKYGQSSTLQIDRCIIADGRLGSGLDCLIEPGSLSIECTDIYGNQGGDWIGFVAQYADTNGNICASPLFCFPDTGNFLLTNISTCTPSNNSCSTLIGAYGVGCQYVPHTIYVATTGNDSIGDGSEGNPYKTIQKGIDKSLDNDTIIVGPGIYGGPGNQEINTKAKTILLKSQFGADSTVVSVDSISRRAFIFNHDEDSMTVLDGFKISNQLAGPINDVYGVIACLGSSPKIQNCTIESNTGHYGGGLYCIGSGVIVRDCRFKNNVSGCSICKKETNDSENVKITNDDNAFGPFGGAIYFDSCNASIQNCIFSNNYADGDDEGGGGAVYCINSTISFNKCQFFNNEAFGGPGGAIGGFSSWLVIDSCVFRSNRCQESGGGAIYGQGIITNCAFESNAAGWAGGAVRGTFEVTNCLFAGNNCYRDYAQGGGAFYGHGNILRSTFVNNQSCVASALLLDSISVVENCLIAENRNYPNVECYPTTSAISGCGTFSCTNIFNNEGGDWVGCISGQANVNGNISADPLFCYPDTGNYHLYNISPCAPQNNSCGVLMGAFDVGCQFDLTGHGIENESIMNVLDHTPNIYWSYPSNPPVTQDSFNLAVGNDPDWTYSELWNPSPVASSDTFVTYAGLPLNDGQTYFYRLRVHNGAAWSNWHESSFRMNSIPQVPVTVSPIEEQSINTPTVNLNALKSIDAEGDQVSYDFEVDKGGTLVASGYDLLLQGDTVTWMVNSPLSENDKFNWKVRAYDQFEHSNWSLPQSFWVNLTEEPPLAFLIYRLPLISNTYHNMKPKFSWMPAQDPDPLDSVKYIFLISIDSLFQFAYEVDELFDTVYSYADSLQFGTKYWWKVKAVDKTGRYLYSDTQGFRTWKLGDANGDWVVNILDVTFLISALYKGGNQPLPTIVGDVNGNCVTNILDATYLIAYLYKSGASPRVGCE from the coding sequence ATGAAAAAGAGCGTAATGGTATTGGCGTTGGGGGTGATTTTTGCTTGCCCTCAGGTTTTATTTGCTGCGACGATTCATGTGCCGGCGGAGCAGCCGACGATACAGGCGGGGATAAATGCGGCGGTGAACGGGGACACAGTGCTGGTGGCGCCGGGGGTGTACATTGGAAATGGGAATCGAAATCTGGAATTTTTTGGAAAAAGGATATGGTTGTCATCTTCATCAGGTCCAGAATCAACAATTATAGATTGTCAAGCAGATAGCACGACCCAAATCAACGGACTCATCCTTGGCAACCATCAAAGCGATTCAGTGTCAATAGCAGGATTCACTATCGTCAATGGTTATAAGGGCATCACCTCATTGTACTCTAGTTTGATACTACAAGAACTTCATATAAGAAATTGTCTGAGCTTTGGGATAGAAATACAAGGCACTGAGATTGGAGTAGAAAGTAAAGTAGAAGATTGCAGAATCGAAGGTAATAATGACTATGGATTGGCGATACAAGAGACTTGGAGCGAAGTTCGCGTGTCCAATTCAACCGTTCGCTCAAACATGAAGGGCGGTATTTTAATAATCTATTCCACGGTTGCAATTGATAGTACAGACATTGTTGACAATTCTGGAAATGGTATTAGTTCATTTAGTAATTCCACGGTCAATATGACTGACGTAGTTATTGATAGTAACAACGGAAGTGGCATGCAAGTCTCTTCTGAGTCTCAAGGCATATATAGAATTGTTAAATCATCCTTTTTAAGTAATAATTCAGGGGGTCTAAGAGCTCATTTTCTAATAGATAAGATGGGGCTGAAGTCAACCAGGGGATTTAGATTCGATGTATCGGACTGCCTGTTTCAAGGTAATTCCGCTGTTGATGGGGGCGGAATTTTCTTCAATCAAATTGAATGTTACGCCGAAATAAGGAACTGCCGATTCATTGATAATACAGCGACAAGAGGGGGGGGCATCAGTATAACCTACGCATATAGCGGATTATTAATCGAGAATTGCCTTATGTCTAATAATATCGCTGACACCGGGGGAGCTATTTTTACGGGCGGATGGTCTTACGGCAACGACAATAGATTACTCTCCTGCACAATTGTTAATAATGAAGCCAGTGTCGCCTCGGGGCTTTTCCTAAAATACGGCCAATCAAGTACTCTGCAGATTGATAGATGCATTATTGCAGACGGCAGGCTTGGTTCAGGACTTGACTGTCTGATTGAGCCGGGAAGTCTTTCTATTGAGTGCACAGATATTTACGGCAACCAAGGAGGAGACTGGATAGGTTTTGTCGCCCAGTATGCTGATACGAATGGAAATATATGTGCTTCTCCACTGTTTTGCTTTCCAGACACGGGCAATTTCCTCTTAACAAACATTTCCACTTGTACTCCATCGAACAATTCCTGCAGTACGCTAATTGGTGCTTACGGAGTAGGGTGCCAATATGTACCACACACTATATATGTAGCGACCACCGGTAATGATTCAATAGGCGACGGCAGTGAGGGGAATCCCTACAAAACTATTCAAAAGGGGATCGACAAGAGTCTTGACAATGACACAATTATTGTCGGACCAGGAATATACGGCGGACCGGGGAATCAGGAAATTAATACTAAAGCTAAGACTATACTTCTCAAGTCTCAGTTTGGTGCTGATTCTACAGTGGTTTCAGTAGACTCTATATCCCGCCGCGCATTTATATTCAACCACGACGAAGACAGTATGACTGTGCTAGATGGTTTCAAAATATCCAATCAGTTAGCGGGCCCGATAAATGATGTCTATGGAGTAATTGCATGTCTGGGTTCATCGCCCAAGATTCAAAATTGCACGATTGAGAGTAACACCGGACATTATGGCGGGGGACTGTATTGCATTGGTTCAGGAGTAATAGTGCGTGATTGCAGATTCAAGAACAATGTGTCGGGTTGTTCAATATGTAAGAAAGAAACCAATGATAGTGAAAATGTTAAGATCACGAACGACGACAATGCCTTTGGCCCATTTGGCGGAGCTATCTACTTCGATTCATGTAATGCTTCAATACAAAATTGCATTTTCAGTAATAACTATGCGGATGGTGATGATGAAGGTGGCGGAGGGGCCGTCTATTGTATCAATAGTACTATCTCATTCAACAAGTGTCAGTTTTTCAATAATGAGGCCTTTGGTGGCCCAGGGGGTGCTATTGGCGGATTCAGTTCATGGCTAGTTATAGATTCATGTGTTTTTCGAAGTAATCGCTGCCAGGAGTCAGGAGGGGGCGCAATATATGGCCAAGGAATAATAACAAATTGTGCCTTTGAATCAAATGCGGCGGGATGGGCCGGAGGAGCAGTGAGAGGTACATTTGAAGTCACGAATTGTCTCTTTGCAGGTAACAACTGCTACCGGGACTATGCCCAAGGCGGTGGAGCTTTTTATGGACATGGCAACATTCTGCGATCGACCTTTGTGAATAATCAGTCGTGTGTAGCGAGCGCATTACTTCTAGACTCGATATCAGTCGTTGAGAATTGCCTTATTGCTGAAAATAGGAATTATCCCAATGTAGAATGTTATCCCACGACAAGTGCCATTAGCGGTTGCGGTACATTCTCATGCACAAATATATTCAATAATGAGGGTGGTGACTGGGTTGGCTGTATTTCAGGCCAGGCCAATGTAAACGGCAACATTTCCGCCGACCCGCTTTTCTGTTACCCCGATACCGGCAACTATCATCTTTATAACATCTCTCCGTGTGCACCGCAGAATAATTCTTGCGGAGTATTGATGGGGGCGTTTGATGTGGGATGTCAGTTCGATTTGACAGGGCACGGCATCGAAAACGAAAGCATAATGAATGTCCTTGACCATACGCCAAATATCTACTGGAGTTACCCGTCGAATCCTCCCGTTACTCAAGACTCCTTCAATTTAGCAGTCGGTAATGACCCTGACTGGACTTACTCTGAACTATGGAACCCTTCCCCGGTAGCAAGCTCAGACACATTCGTTACTTATGCCGGGCTACCTCTAAACGACGGTCAGACATACTTCTATAGATTGAGAGTGCACAATGGGGCGGCATGGTCTAACTGGCATGAGTCTTCATTCAGAATGAATAGTATCCCACAGGTGCCGGTGACAGTTTCACCCATAGAAGAGCAATCGATTAATACTCCGACAGTCAATCTGAATGCATTAAAGTCGATAGACGCCGAAGGCGACCAGGTTTCCTATGACTTTGAAGTAGATAAAGGGGGAACACTGGTTGCTTCGGGATATGACTTGCTGCTTCAAGGTGATACGGTGACATGGATGGTGAACAGTCCTCTGTCCGAAAATGACAAGTTTAACTGGAAGGTAAGAGCATATGACCAGTTCGAGCACTCTAATTGGTCGCTCCCTCAATCATTCTGGGTGAATCTGACGGAAGAACCACCGCTGGCGTTTCTCATCTATCGATTGCCCCTTATTTCAAACACTTACCATAACATGAAGCCTAAATTTTCCTGGATGCCGGCTCAAGACCCTGATCCACTGGATTCGGTGAAATATATATTTCTGATCTCCATTGATAGCCTCTTTCAGTTTGCCTATGAGGTCGATGAACTATTTGACACCGTCTATAGTTATGCTGACAGCCTCCAATTTGGCACTAAGTATTGGTGGAAGGTGAAAGCGGTGGATAAGACGGGTCGGTATCTGTACTCGGATACGCAGGGATTCCGGACATGGAAACTGGGGGATGCCAATGGCGACTGGGTGGTCAATATTCTGGATGTGACGTTTTTGATAAGCGCGCTATATAAAGGCGGCAACCAGCCGTTGCCGACGATTGTAGGGGATGTAAACGGAAATTGCGTCACCAATATTCTGGATGCGACGTATTTGATTGCCTATTTATATAAGAGCGGCGCTTCGCCCAGGGTGGGATGTGAGTAG